The Apium graveolens cultivar Ventura chromosome 11, ASM990537v1, whole genome shotgun sequence genome has a window encoding:
- the LOC141695669 gene encoding uncharacterized protein LOC141695669, whose product MQLEEEKLLAKSRTKRTRRDPTPELISDDENEEKKKDLKDMIYELQRKMDRDSGMEFGKTLTPFSHSLEPIPRQRDLKHYNFDSFDGLGDPEEHLNYFEKITKIYYYNDLTKFRFFESTLKGGARRWFSRIPSRSIHSWKEFRAAFLGRFRANKTHEMHMCHLETIRQHENESLSSYMRHFQEAINKILNLDELEALSIFKRNLDPEHNERYIVELINKEPQSLAAAYSMAARFIKKTDVLQTMRMTRNGGSSSKNPDDRPRGGYHQDKKKPAEPRKTSYSNLLEAQS is encoded by the coding sequence ATGCAGTTAGAAGAGGAGAAGCTACTGGCCAAGTCCAGGACTAAGAGGACCCGAAGGGATCCTACTCCGGAGCTCATTTCTGATGACGAAAATGAGGAGAAGAAGAAAGACCTAAAGGATATGATCTATGAATTACAAAGGAAAATGGACAGAGACTCGGGAATGGAATTTGGAAAAACTTTAACTCCTTTCAGCCACTCCTTGGAGCCCATTCCCCGGCAGCGGGACCTAAAGCACTATAACTTCGATTCTTTTGATGGTCTGGGAGACCCGGAAGAACACTTGAATTACTTTGAGAAGATTACAAAAATATACTATTACAATGATTTGACAAAGTTCAGGTTCTTCGAATCAACTCTCAAGGGAGGGGCCCGGAgatggttcagcaggatcccCTCCCGGAGCATCCATAGTTGGAAGGAGTTTCGCGCAGCCTTCCTCGGGAGGTTCCGAGCAAATAAGACACATGAGATGCATATGTGTCACCTGGAAACAATCAGACAACATGAAAACGAGTCCCTCTCGTCCTATATGAGGCATTTCCAGGAAGCAATTAACAAGATTTTAAACTTGGACGAGCTCGAAGCCCTGAGCATCTTCAAGAGAAACTTAGACCCGGAGCACAATGAAAGATACATAGTAGAACTGATCAACAAGGAGCCTCAGAGTCTGGCAGCAGCCTACTCCATGGCTGCTAGATTCATAAAGAAAACTGATGTGCTCCAAACTATGAGGATGACCCGGAATGGGGGATCTAGTAGCAAGAATCCCGATGACCGGCCGAGAGGGGGTTACCATCAAGATAAAAAAAAGCCAGCAGAACCAAGAAAGACAAGCTACTCAAATCTTCTAGAGGCTCAGTCCTAA